Proteins co-encoded in one Cucurbita pepo subsp. pepo cultivar mu-cu-16 chromosome LG15, ASM280686v2, whole genome shotgun sequence genomic window:
- the LOC111811526 gene encoding bax inhibitor 1-like, giving the protein MEAFSSFFDSQAESRNRWSYDSLKNFRQISPVVQSHLQMVYLTLGCALVASAAGAYLHILWNIGGILTTLAGVGSIAWLMATPPYEEKKRISILMAAALLEGASIGPLIGLAIEIDSSVLVSAFVGTAVAFGCFSAAAMLARRREFLYLGGLLSSGISMLLWLHFASSIFGGSTAVFKFELYFGLLLFVGYMVVDTQEIIERAHLGDMDYVKHALTLFTDFIGVFVRILIIMLRNTAEKNEKKKKKRRD; this is encoded by the exons ATGGAAgcattttcatctttctttgattCTCAAGCAGAATCCAGAAACCGTTGGAGCTATGATTCTCTCAAGAACTTCCGGCAGATTTCGCCGGTCGTTCAATCTCATCTCCAGATG GTTTACCTTACTCTAGGTTGTGCTCTAGTTGCATCAGCTGCTGGAGCTTATCTGCATATCCTTTGGAACATTGGCGGTATTCTCACAACGCTTGCAGGTGTTGGAAGCATCGCATGGCTAATGGCCACTCCTCCTTATGAAGAG AAAAAGAGGATTTCCATTCTAATGGCGGCTGCTCTTCTTGAAGGAGCTTCAATTGGTCCTTTGATTGGTTTAGCTATTGAGATTGACTCGAG TGTTCTGGTCAGTGCCTTTGTGGGAACTGCGGTGGCCTTTGGTTGTTTCTCAGCTGCAGCCATGTTGGCTAGACGAAGGGAATTCCTCTATCTGGGTGGCCTACTTTCTTCTGGAATATCAATGTTACTCTGGTTGCATTTCGCTTCCTCCATTTTCGGTGGCTCTACTGCCGTTTTCAAATTTGAG TTGTACTTCGGGCTTTTGCTGTTCGTGGGCTACATGGTAGTTGATACTCAAGAGATAATTGAGAGGGCACATCTTGGTGATATGGACTACGTGAAGCATGCACTGACCCTGTTCACCGATTTCATCGGTGTTTTTGTCCGAATTCTCATTATAATG CTAAGGAACACTGCAGAGaagaatgagaagaagaagaagaagaggagggaCTAA
- the LOC111811525 gene encoding bax inhibitor 1-like produces the protein MDAFSSFFDSQSGSRSRWSYDSLKNFRQISPAVQSHLQRVYLTLGCALVASAAGAYLHILWNIGGILTTLASIGCITWLMATPPYEEKKRASILLGAALLEGASIGPLIHLAVEIDPSVLVSAFVGTAVAFGCFSAAALLARRREFLYLGGLLSSGVSMLLWLHFASSIFGGSTALFKFELYFGLLVFVGYMVVDTQEIIEKAHLGDMDYVKHALTLFTDFVAVFVRILIIMLKNSAEKNERERKKRRRD, from the exons ATGGACGCATTCTCGTCTTTCTTCGATTCTCAATCCGGATCCAGAAGCCGTTGGAGCTATGATTCCCTCAAGAACTTCCGGCAGATTTCACCGGCCGTTCAATCTCATCTGCAGCGG GTTTACCTCACTCTTGGTTGTGCTTTAGTGGCATCTGCTGCTGGAGCTTATCTACATATACTTTGGAACATTGGCGGTATTCTCACAACACTTGCATCTATTGGATGTATCACATGGTTAATGGCCACCCCTCCTTATGAGGAG AAAAAGAGGGCCTCTATTTTATTGGGGGCTGCCCTTCTTGAAGGGGCTTCGATTGGTCCTTTGATTCATCTGGCTGTCGAGATTGACCCGAG TGTTCTTGTGAGCGCTTTTGTGGGAACTGCGGTTGCCTTCGGTTGTTTCTCAGCAGCAGCTTTGTTGGCAAGACGAAGAGAATTCCTTTATCTCGGTGGCTTACTTTCTTCCGGCGTATCAATGTTACTCTGGCTACATTTCGCCTCCTCTATCTTCGGTGGTTCTACTGCCCTTTTCAAGTTTGAG TTGTACTTCGGGCTGTTGGTGTTCGTGGGGTACATGGTAGTTGATACTCAGGAGATAATTGAGAAGGCACATCTGGGTGATATGGATTACGTGAAGCACGCATTGACTCTCTTCACCGATTTCGTCGCTGTTTTTGTCCGAATTCTGATTATAATG CTTAAGAACTCA